The sequence AGAGCAGCTAGACGGCGGAGCTGCATAGCTAAGATATGGTCGGCTTGAATTTCGTTGATGTCCAGCAACTTCATGAGGCCTTCGCGAGCTTCATCCACGGTTGGCGAGCGCCGAATCAAGGCGATTACTTCGTCGAGCGCATCGAGGGCTTTAACGAGTCCCTCTAGAATCATCAAACGCTCAAGGACCTTACGGAGCCGGAATTCGGTACGACGGCGAATCACTTCGATCTGGTGGTCAACCCAGTGGCGGACAAAACCATCGAGTGAAAGCGTGCGTGGCACGCCGTCAACCAGCGCCAGCATATTGGCTGGGAAGTTGTTTTGCATCTGGGTATGCTTGTAGAGGTTGTTGAGCACAACCTTGGCAACCGCGTCCTTCTTGAGGACGACGACGATGCGCTGGCCGGCGCGCCCAGAGGTTTCGTCGCGAATATCTGCGATACCCGGCAGACGGCCGTCTTTAATGCCTTCCACCATCTTGTCCAGCAAGCGATCAGGATTGACTTGGTATGGCAGATCGGTGATAACGAGGCATTGACGCCCATTGATTTCATCAACTTCAACAACTGCGCGCTGCGTGATCGAACCATTTCCGGTCCGATACATCGACTCGATGCCTTTGGTTCCGAGAATTGTTGCCCCAGTTGGGAAATCTGGTCCTTTGACGCGGGCAATCAGTGCTTCGAGGAGCTCTTCACGGGTAGCTTCTGGATGCTCGAGGAACCACTGGACACCTTCAGCAACTTCACGCAGGTTATGCGGTGGAATACGAGTAGCCATACCAACCGCGATACCTTCCGAACCGTTAACCAGCAGGTTCGGGAAACGAGAGGTGAGCACAGTTGGCTCTTGTACCGAGCCGTCAAAGTTTGGTGTGAAATCAACTGTGTCTTCGTTAATGTCACGAACCATTTCGACGGCGAGCTGGGCCATACGAGCCTCAGTGTAACGCGGTGCAGCTGCGCCTAGATCACCAGCAGTACCGAAGTTTCCTTGGCCGGCAACGAGTGGATAGCGCAGGTTCCATGGCTGGACCATGCGCACCATTGTGTCGTAGATTGCGGCGTCACCGTGCGGGTGGAAGTTACCCATCACGTCACCAACAATTTTCACCGACTTAGAGAAAGAGGAATCTGGCCGGTAGCCACCGTCCCACATCGCGTAAATAACGCGACGGTGGACAGGTTTCATGCCGTCGCGAACGTCTGGAAGTGCGCGGCCGATAATAACGGACATCGCATAGTCCAAATAGGACGTTTCCATTTCGCGCTGGAGATCGACGTCCTTGATGAGGCCGTGGTTGTATTCTGCTATTTCTTCAGTCATGAGTTGTTCTTAACCAGCCATTCTTAAATGTCGAGGAAGCGGACGTCGTGGGCATTGCGCTGGATGAAGGAACGACGTGATGCGACGTCTTCACCCATCAAGATCGAGAAGGATTCATCCGTTGCAGCCGCTTCGCCGATGCTGACACGCTTCAAGGTACGGGTTTCTGGATTCATGGTGGTGTCCCACAATTCTGAATCGTTCATTTCACCAAGACCCTTGTATCGCTGGATTCCTTGGCCTTCGGCTTTCGGTAGGCGCTTTCCAGCTGCGAGTCCTTCTTCGAGTTTGATGTCTCGTTCTTTATCAGAGAAGACATACTCGTGGTCTGCATTCGTCCACTTGATGCGGTAGAGCGGCGGCATCGCCAAGAAGATATAACCGTGTTCGATCAGTGGGCGCATGTAGCGGTAGACCAGGGTCAACAGCAAGGTTGCAATGTGCTGGCCGTCCACATCAGCATCCGCCATGAATACGATCTTGTGGTAACGCAACTTGTTGATGTCGAATTCTTCGCCAACACCAGTTC is a genomic window of Arcanobacterium phocae containing:
- the gyrA gene encoding DNA gyrase subunit A; the protein is MTEEIAEYNHGLIKDVDLQREMETSYLDYAMSVIIGRALPDVRDGMKPVHRRVIYAMWDGGYRPDSSFSKSVKIVGDVMGNFHPHGDAAIYDTMVRMVQPWNLRYPLVAGQGNFGTAGDLGAAAPRYTEARMAQLAVEMVRDINEDTVDFTPNFDGSVQEPTVLTSRFPNLLVNGSEGIAVGMATRIPPHNLREVAEGVQWFLEHPEATREELLEALIARVKGPDFPTGATILGTKGIESMYRTGNGSITQRAVVEVDEINGRQCLVITDLPYQVNPDRLLDKMVEGIKDGRLPGIADIRDETSGRAGQRIVVVLKKDAVAKVVLNNLYKHTQMQNNFPANMLALVDGVPRTLSLDGFVRHWVDHQIEVIRRRTEFRLRKVLERLMILEGLVKALDALDEVIALIRRSPTVDEAREGLMKLLDINEIQADHILAMQLRRLAALERQKILDERDEKMALRDDYRDILASPGRQRTIVADELGEIVAKFGDERRTKILPFDGEMSDEDLIPEDDVVITITRSGFVKRTKVSEYRAQHRGGKGIKGTSLRDDDIVEHFGITSTHDWQLFFTNQGRVYRIKGYELPEGARDAKGQHIANMLAFQPGESIASMVSIRSYDQADYLVLATEDGLVKKTRLSDYDSARTGGLIAVKLREREDGTTDRLVAARLLNEGDDVILVSRGGQSLRFTADDETLRPMGRATSGVTGMKFRGDDRLLAMDIVDEGAEVFVVTEGGFAKRTDIEQYRVQGRAGLGIKVANVVESRGDLVGALITHPGDEVMVIMESGKVVRSAVDEVSLTGRNTQGVKFATPDKGDKIISIALNMEKEAEEDEDTEADGTAAVEPESDAKDDAQTATEVE